One window from the genome of Kluyveromyces marxianus DMKU3-1042 DNA, complete genome, chromosome 3 encodes:
- the CNS1 gene encoding HSP70/90 family co-chaperone CNS1, protein MENPKKYVPGPNDPLLPPQLSEFRNKTTDEVLEELNKMPFFMNKLDPDENNVELEALKAMAYEGEPDEIATNFKNQGNDLFKAKRYKDARAMYLKGLEIKCDVPSINESLYLNLAACELEIKNYRSCVNYCREALKLDAKNIKAFFRIGRAYLEIGKLKESLEAVEVGLAIDPENVALNSIRKRINEKLQRQREAEERTLAQKQKEKELQEFLDLAIKIRNISLIDTKQPAELLQDAKLQLENPVDFESQLVFPAMVLYPTTDEFDFIASVSELSTPNDLLDLVLDRPAEWFAQPGHKDFSSNKLQAYMETLSGGLIKVGKKVTFHDVLKMEKPVVPLFDKALRIYFVPKSEAQDWLSKWDKNAAVMKRL, encoded by the coding sequence ATGGAGAACCCTAAGAAGTATGTGCCTGGTCCAAATGACCCGTTGCTTCCACCACAACTTTCAGAGTTTCGGAACAAGACTACTGATGAAGTCTTGGAGgagttgaacaagatgCCCTTCTTTATGAATAAGTTGGACCCAGATGAGAATAATGTAGAATTGGAGGCTTTAAAGGCCATGGCCTATGAAGGTGAGCCGGATGAAATTGCAACGAACTTTAAAAACCAAGGTAACGATCTATTCAAAGCCAAAAGATACAAGGATGCGAGGGCGATGTACTTGAAGGGGTTAGAAATCAAGTGCGATGTTCCTTCTATCAATGAATCTCTATATTTGAACCTAGCTGCGTGCGAACtcgaaatcaaaaattACAGAAGTTGTGTTAATTATTGTAGAGAAGCATTGAAGTTAGATGCAAAGAATATCAAGGCTTTCTTTAGAATAGGGAGGGCATATTTGGAAATTGGAAAGTTGAAGGAGTCCTTAGAAGCGGTCGAAGTTGGTCTTGCGATTGATCCTGAAAATGTGGCTTTAAACTCTATACGTAAAAgaataaatgaaaaattacaGCGTCAAAGAGAAGCTGAAGAGCGCACGCTAGcgcagaaacaaaaagaaaaggaacttcaagaattccTGGATCTAGCAATTAAGATCAGAAACATTTCTTTGATAGACACCAAACAACCGGCTGAGCTTTTACAAGATGCAAAACTACAATTGGAAAATCCAGTTGATTTCGAATCGCAGTTGGTCTTCCCAGCTATGGTTCTATATCCAACTACTGATGAGTTCGATTTCATTGCTTCTGTATCAGAACTTTCAACTCCAAATGATCTTCTGGACCTTGTCCTTGACAGGCCGGCAGAGTGGTTCGCTCAACCTGGACACAAAGATTTCTCAAGCAATAAACTCCAAGCTTATATGGAAACTTTGTCTGGGGGCTTAATCAAAGTTGGTAAGAAAGTAACCTTTCACGATGTTCTTAAGATGGAAAAACCTGTCGTGCCTCTCTTTGATAAAGCTTTAAGGATATATTTCGTGCCAAAATCTGAAGCCCAAGATTGGCTAAGCAAGTGGGATAAAAATGCAGCAGTAATGAAGAGATTATAA